From Sphingopyxis sp. MWB1, a single genomic window includes:
- a CDS encoding DUF2141 domain-containing protein, whose translation MSKIVPAIIGVALLSLPVAVNASGRVLSNDLSQCQRGSSVLVKIDGIKSGSGKLRVQSYRATESEWLAKGRWLSRIEVPARAGSMTVCVPLPAAGSYGIAVRHDTNGNGKTDLSKDGGGMSNNPSINIFNLGKPSYKKTAFAVGNTPASISITMKYM comes from the coding sequence ATGTCGAAAATTGTGCCTGCTATCATTGGCGTCGCACTTCTGAGCCTTCCCGTGGCAGTTAATGCCAGCGGACGGGTGCTGTCCAACGACTTGTCTCAATGTCAGCGCGGCTCTTCGGTGCTGGTCAAGATCGACGGCATCAAGTCGGGATCGGGCAAGTTGCGTGTGCAAAGCTATCGCGCGACCGAATCGGAATGGCTGGCCAAAGGCCGCTGGCTTTCCCGCATCGAGGTGCCGGCACGGGCCGGGTCGATGACGGTTTGCGTGCCGCTGCCCGCAGCGGGAAGCTATGGAATTGCCGTGCGTCACGACACCAATGGCAATGGCAAGACCGATCTCAGCAAGGATGGCGGGGGCATGTCGAACAACCCCAGCATCAACATCTTCAACCTGGGCAAACCGAGCTACAAGAAAACCGCCTTTGCCGTTGGCAACACCCCCGCAAGCATCTCCATCACCATGAAATATATGTAA
- the lptF gene encoding LPS export ABC transporter permease LptF produces the protein MNKIPAIDRYIARLIFFPMIGTLILSAMLLVLEKMLRLFDFVATEGGPVSVVWRMLANLIPEYLSLGIPIGLMLGILLAFRRLATSSELDVLKGVGMSFGRLMRMPYAYAIALAALNLAIVGFIQPYARYAYEGLQFELRSGALGASIKVGEFTKLGDRMTMRIEESHDEGRSLRGIFVRGENKDGQAVSATAAGGQFLATDDPDTIILRLTRGVLIHESPKFPVPRVLTFDNHDLPIPLPQIESFRLRGGADRELTIPELFVVGKDENEPLQTRLESRANFHFRIVEVATMLLIPLIAIALAIPPKRSTSSLGVFLSIVMLVTQHKINQYAEDMGARGAVDPLLALWVPFLLFAALAIWMYYTVAHVPGGQPIGALERVAAKAAQKIRAALSFFQRKQPVS, from the coding sequence TTGAATAAGATACCCGCCATCGACCGTTATATCGCGCGGCTCATCTTCTTTCCGATGATCGGCACGCTGATCCTGTCGGCGATGCTGCTCGTCCTTGAAAAAATGCTGCGACTCTTCGATTTTGTCGCCACCGAAGGCGGGCCGGTCAGCGTCGTGTGGCGCATGCTCGCCAATCTGATTCCCGAATATCTCTCGCTCGGCATTCCTATCGGGCTGATGCTGGGCATTTTGCTCGCCTTCCGGCGCCTTGCGACATCGAGCGAGCTGGATGTGCTGAAGGGCGTCGGCATGAGCTTTGGGCGGCTGATGCGCATGCCCTATGCCTATGCCATTGCGCTGGCCGCGCTCAATCTCGCCATCGTCGGCTTCATTCAGCCCTATGCGCGCTATGCCTATGAAGGCTTGCAGTTCGAGCTGCGATCAGGCGCGCTGGGCGCATCTATCAAGGTCGGCGAATTTACAAAGCTCGGCGACCGCATGACCATGCGGATCGAGGAAAGCCATGATGAGGGGCGCAGCCTGCGCGGCATTTTCGTGCGCGGGGAAAATAAGGATGGCCAGGCGGTGTCCGCGACCGCGGCGGGCGGGCAGTTTCTGGCAACCGACGATCCCGACACGATCATCCTGCGACTGACCCGCGGCGTGCTGATCCACGAATCGCCTAAATTCCCGGTCCCCCGCGTCCTGACCTTTGACAATCACGACCTCCCCATCCCGCTTCCGCAGATCGAATCCTTTCGTTTAAGGGGCGGTGCCGACCGCGAATTGACGATTCCGGAGCTGTTTGTCGTGGGCAAGGATGAAAATGAACCGCTTCAGACCCGGCTCGAATCGCGCGCCAATTTCCATTTCCGCATTGTCGAAGTCGCGACGATGCTGCTCATTCCGCTCATCGCGATTGCGCTTGCCATTCCGCCCAAGCGTTCCACCTCCTCGCTTGGCGTCTTCCTCTCGATCGTGATGCTGGTGACCCAGCACAAGATCAATCAATATGCCGAAGATATGGGCGCGCGCGGTGCGGTCGATCCGCTCCTTGCCCTGTGGGTGCCCTTCCTCCTCTTCGCCGCGCTCGCCATCTGGATGTATTATACCGTCGCCCATGTGCCGGGCGGCCAGCCCATCGGCGCGCTCGAACGGGTCGCGGCCAAGGCGGCCCAGAAAATTCGCGCCGCGCTTTCCTTCTTTCAGCGCAAGCAGCCGGTTTCCTGA
- the lptG gene encoding LPS export ABC transporter permease LptG — MQQFHFFPSRTMALYVGRMFFIRTFAILFALVLILQTLDLLGESGKILAVAGNSDSDVWRYVGLRLPQIIETFLPFSVLLGTILTLITLNQNSEVIAMKASGMSAHQVLAPLFLAALLVAGVSFAFNERIVTRATASLSAWQKVDYAQVPTDNGIRSNIWVRAGQDLIHAGRVETGGPELRLADVKIYERTGGVLSGILSADTARPVAGGWEMTDAKRFIRRSGTVEELGTIIAAKGVRPDQFTLAQVKGDELPFPQLKSAIADLEAAGRPVDSLKGVLWHKISGPLSAILMPLLGAVAAFGLARSGKLFVRAILGMGLGFAYFVADNFALAMGDLGAYSPFLAAWGPFILFALIGEMILIRTEE, encoded by the coding sequence ATGCAACAATTTCATTTCTTCCCCTCGCGCACCATGGCGCTTTACGTCGGGCGGATGTTCTTCATCCGCACCTTTGCGATATTGTTCGCGCTGGTGCTGATCCTCCAGACGCTCGACCTTCTGGGCGAAAGCGGCAAGATATTGGCGGTTGCGGGCAATAGCGACAGCGATGTCTGGCGTTATGTCGGGCTGCGCCTGCCCCAGATCATCGAAACCTTCCTGCCTTTTTCGGTGCTTCTCGGCACGATCCTGACCCTGATCACCCTCAACCAGAACAGCGAGGTGATCGCGATGAAGGCGTCGGGCATGTCGGCGCATCAAGTGCTCGCGCCGCTATTCCTCGCCGCGCTGCTGGTTGCGGGCGTCAGCTTTGCCTTTAACGAGCGCATCGTTACCCGCGCCACCGCCTCGCTCAGCGCCTGGCAAAAGGTCGACTACGCCCAGGTTCCGACCGACAATGGCATTCGCAGCAATATATGGGTGCGCGCAGGCCAGGACCTGATCCACGCCGGCCGGGTCGAAACCGGTGGCCCCGAACTCCGGCTGGCCGACGTCAAAATCTATGAGCGCACGGGCGGCGTCCTGTCGGGCATATTGTCCGCCGATACCGCCCGCCCCGTCGCAGGCGGATGGGAAATGACCGACGCCAAGCGCTTCATCCGCCGTTCGGGCACGGTCGAGGAATTGGGCACGATCATCGCCGCCAAGGGCGTGCGCCCCGACCAGTTCACGCTGGCACAGGTCAAGGGCGATGAACTGCCCTTCCCCCAGCTCAAATCGGCCATTGCCGATCTGGAGGCGGCCGGACGCCCCGTTGATTCGCTGAAAGGCGTGCTGTGGCACAAGATTTCGGGGCCGCTCTCGGCGATATTGATGCCGCTGCTCGGCGCGGTCGCCGCCTTTGGCCTGGCCCGCTCGGGCAAGCTGTTCGTGCGCGCCATCCTCGGCATGGGGCTGGGCTTTGCCTATTTCGTGGCCGACAATTTCGCCCTCGCCATGGGCGACCTCGGCGCCTATTCGCCCTTCCTCGCGGCGTGGGGCCCCTTCATCCTCTTTGCACTGATCGGCGAAATGATCCTGATCCGCACCGAGGAATAA
- a CDS encoding DUF5063 domain-containing protein, protein MSSHSPASIEAAIQDYLALLKDKPDEEGVRLARLCEALDRLVIEYHRSPDVDPDTEDEIPSVPYEPWAARAAASFPELGLYAHAEPMEGLDQQLTLGDAIDDLADIASDLSDVLCLIRRGAINDAIWEFRFGYQSHWGMHLHRLRYYLYSVMH, encoded by the coding sequence ATGTCCAGCCATTCTCCAGCTTCGATAGAAGCTGCCATCCAAGACTATCTTGCTTTGCTCAAGGACAAGCCTGACGAGGAGGGCGTTAGGCTTGCGCGCCTGTGCGAGGCTTTAGATCGACTCGTGATCGAATATCACCGCTCCCCGGATGTTGACCCAGATACCGAAGATGAAATTCCGTCGGTTCCCTACGAACCGTGGGCGGCGCGTGCTGCGGCCTCATTCCCTGAGCTCGGCCTTTACGCCCATGCTGAACCGATGGAGGGTTTGGATCAGCAACTCACCCTGGGCGATGCCATCGACGACCTTGCCGACATAGCAAGCGACCTATCTGACGTTCTTTGCCTGATCAGGCGCGGCGCAATCAACGACGCCATTTGGGAGTTTCGTTTCGGCTATCAGTCCCACTGGGGAATGCATCTTCATCGGCTGAGATATTACTTATATTCGGTCATGCACTAA
- a CDS encoding fatty acid desaturase family protein, whose amino-acid sequence MTTITPPADRAVPPAAAPLAKAPKVAIADDKAMLRAVAELTRELVTPSASIYWTDFLASAAIGYAGVAAAILAPSTGWMLVAALVAVLALYRAGSFIHELTHIRKQALPGFRLAWNLILGIPLLIPSFMYEGIHSLHHNRTKYGTVEDPEYLPLALMKPWTVPLFVVAAAFAPLALLFRYAVLTPLSFVIPPLRKLVVERYSGLIINPMFRRKPPEGEFRRQWAWQEGGAWAWSTLLIAAGVFGWVPLRALIIFGAIASATVVLNQIRTLVAHLWENDGEVLTVTGQFLDSVNVPPPGLLPELWAPVGLRYHALHHLLPGVPYHALPEAHRRLKATLPADSQYHKANYKGLPGLVAKLLAGSAKGAAA is encoded by the coding sequence ATGACGACCATCACTCCCCCTGCCGACCGCGCCGTGCCGCCCGCTGCGGCCCCGCTGGCGAAGGCGCCGAAAGTGGCGATTGCCGACGACAAGGCGATGCTGCGCGCCGTCGCGGAATTGACGCGCGAGCTGGTGACGCCGAGCGCGAGCATTTACTGGACCGATTTTCTTGCCTCGGCCGCCATTGGCTATGCCGGGGTGGCGGCCGCGATTTTGGCGCCCTCGACCGGATGGATGCTCGTCGCGGCGCTGGTGGCGGTGCTGGCGCTTTACCGTGCGGGCAGCTTCATTCATGAGCTGACCCATATTCGCAAGCAGGCGCTGCCGGGCTTTCGCCTCGCGTGGAATCTGATCCTCGGCATTCCGCTGCTTATCCCTTCCTTCATGTATGAAGGCATCCACAGCCTGCACCATAATCGGACCAAATATGGGACGGTCGAGGACCCTGAATATCTGCCGCTGGCGCTGATGAAGCCGTGGACGGTGCCCTTGTTCGTGGTCGCGGCGGCCTTTGCGCCGCTTGCGCTTCTGTTCCGCTATGCGGTGCTGACCCCGCTGTCCTTCGTCATTCCGCCGCTCCGCAAGCTGGTGGTCGAGCGTTATTCGGGGCTGATCATCAACCCGATGTTCCGCCGCAAGCCGCCCGAAGGCGAATTTCGCCGCCAATGGGCGTGGCAGGAAGGCGGGGCCTGGGCCTGGTCGACGCTGCTGATCGCCGCCGGGGTGTTTGGCTGGGTGCCGCTGCGCGCGCTGATTATCTTTGGCGCCATCGCCTCGGCGACGGTGGTGCTCAACCAGATTCGCACTTTGGTCGCGCATCTGTGGGAAAATGATGGCGAAGTGCTGACCGTGACCGGCCAGTTTCTCGACAGCGTCAATGTGCCGCCGCCGGGGTTGCTGCCCGAATTATGGGCGCCGGTGGGGCTGCGCTATCACGCGCTGCACCATCTGCTGCCCGGTGTACCCTATCATGCACTGCCCGAGGCGCACCGCCGGTTAAAGGCGACGCTGCCCGCCGATTCGCAATATCATAAGGCGAATTACAAAGGTCTGCCGGGGCTGGTCGCGAAATTGCTCGCGGGTTCGGCCAAGGGCGCGGCGGCGTAG
- a CDS encoding DUF1800 domain-containing protein — translation MVSQYLAAHRFGLGPRADAPAPANPATWLAHQIDAFDPKPPALSVQPGRPAIAAAYTAYREERQAVRRTRRDDAPAAAPMEDAASADAAPERAARIAIRGFYRDAVEARLAQAVATPTPFAERLVHFWSNHFAISADKQLVVGFAGNYEFEAIRPHIMGKFADLLIAAVRHPAMLLYLDQAQSIGPDSPMAARIKARRPDRANLGLNENLAREIMELHTLGVRSGYSQADVTAFAKALTGWTVAGVGRGASARLKPADAPDGDAIFIPRLHQPGRQSILGKAYDQPGAAQAEAVLRDLAVHPATAGHIATKLARHFAGDTPPTPLVERLKANFLESGGDLPALYRTLIASPEVWAAQPAMFKSPWDWMAAMLRALPASARESQRNIAGMFVQLGQPIWRPGSPAGYDDRVATWAGSAALMQRVELASRIAGRIGDRVDARQLAPLVLADGLAPVTAQAIARADSPGQGLALLFASPAFLRR, via the coding sequence ATGGTTTCGCAATATCTCGCCGCGCATCGCTTTGGCCTGGGGCCGCGCGCGGACGCGCCCGCCCCTGCCAATCCCGCGACGTGGCTGGCGCATCAGATCGACGCCTTCGACCCCAAGCCCCCGGCGCTCTCCGTCCAGCCCGGTCGCCCAGCCATAGCCGCTGCCTATACCGCCTATCGCGAAGAGAGGCAGGCGGTGCGCCGCACGCGCCGCGATGACGCCCCCGCCGCCGCGCCCATGGAAGACGCGGCTTCGGCGGACGCCGCGCCCGAGCGCGCCGCACGCATCGCCATTCGCGGTTTTTACCGCGACGCGGTCGAAGCCCGGCTTGCCCAAGCCGTCGCCACCCCCACTCCCTTTGCCGAGCGGCTGGTGCATTTCTGGTCCAACCATTTCGCCATTTCCGCCGACAAGCAGCTCGTCGTCGGCTTTGCCGGCAATTATGAGTTTGAGGCAATCCGCCCGCATATCATGGGCAAATTCGCCGATCTGCTGATCGCGGCGGTGCGCCATCCCGCGATGCTCCTCTATCTCGATCAGGCGCAAAGCATCGGTCCTGACAGCCCGATGGCGGCGCGCATCAAGGCGCGGCGGCCCGATCGCGCCAATCTTGGTCTCAATGAAAATCTCGCGCGCGAGATCATGGAGCTGCACACGCTCGGCGTGCGGTCAGGCTATAGTCAGGCCGATGTCACCGCCTTTGCCAAGGCGCTGACCGGCTGGACGGTCGCGGGAGTGGGGCGCGGCGCGAGCGCGCGCCTGAAACCCGCGGATGCGCCCGATGGCGACGCCATTTTCATTCCCCGTCTGCACCAGCCGGGCCGCCAGAGCATTTTGGGCAAAGCCTATGATCAGCCCGGCGCCGCACAGGCCGAGGCGGTGCTCCGCGACCTCGCCGTTCATCCCGCCACGGCAGGCCATATTGCGACCAAGCTCGCGCGCCATTTCGCGGGCGACACGCCCCCCACCCCGCTGGTCGAGCGGCTCAAGGCCAATTTCCTCGAAAGCGGCGGCGACCTGCCCGCGCTCTATCGCACGCTCATCGCCTCGCCCGAAGTGTGGGCGGCGCAGCCTGCGATGTTCAAATCGCCCTGGGACTGGATGGCGGCGATGCTGCGTGCGCTTCCCGCCTCGGCGCGCGAAAGCCAGCGTAATATCGCAGGCATGTTCGTGCAGCTTGGCCAGCCGATCTGGCGGCCCGGCTCCCCGGCAGGCTATGACGACCGGGTCGCGACTTGGGCGGGATCGGCTGCGCTGATGCAGCGCGTCGAACTGGCGAGCCGCATTGCAGGCCGCATCGGCGACCGCGTCGATGCGCGGCAACTTGCCCCCCTTGTCCTCGCCGATGGCCTCGCCCCCGTCACCGCGCAGGCCATCGCCCGCGCCGACAGCCCCGGACAGGGGCTCGCGCTGCTTTTCGCCAGCCCGGCCTTTTTGCGGAGATAA
- a CDS encoding DUF1501 domain-containing protein, with the protein MLLPRRHLLITSLGLIGAVSLPRLAWAAAATSKRLLFVIQRGAADGLAILAPTSDPALAAARGALADESAGGAKLDAMFTLHPALGETAKLFAAREAALAHAVATSYRDRSHFDGQNMLEGGGARPYGRADGWLGRLLPLLPQGEREALAIAPAVPLALRGALPVATYAPSRLPQADADLIERLSALYAEDALLAPLWDSAVKTQELASDIGGNNGRNGADLGALAASLMAPADGARVMMVETGGWDTHSGQRGRLAAQLRGLDQLLFAVRTGLGPAWKDTLVIVATEFGRTVEVNGTGGTDHGTGSAAMLLGGALEQGGKVVADWPGLAPAARLDGRDLRPTAALEDVITAAVAHHYALDPARVKKTLYPDG; encoded by the coding sequence ATGCTCCTCCCCCGCCGCCACCTGTTGATCACCAGCTTGGGCCTGATCGGCGCCGTCTCGCTGCCGCGCCTCGCCTGGGCCGCCGCTGCCACCTCAAAGCGCCTGTTGTTCGTCATCCAGCGCGGCGCCGCCGACGGACTCGCCATCCTTGCGCCCACCAGTGACCCCGCGCTCGCCGCCGCGCGCGGCGCGCTCGCCGATGAAAGCGCGGGCGGGGCAAAGCTTGATGCGATGTTCACCCTCCACCCCGCGCTCGGCGAAACCGCAAAGCTGTTCGCGGCGCGCGAGGCCGCCCTCGCCCATGCCGTCGCGACTTCCTATCGGGACCGTTCGCATTTCGACGGGCAGAATATGCTCGAAGGCGGCGGCGCGCGTCCCTATGGCCGCGCCGATGGCTGGCTGGGCCGCCTGCTGCCCCTCCTCCCGCAAGGCGAGCGCGAGGCGCTGGCCATCGCCCCGGCGGTGCCCCTCGCGCTGCGCGGCGCGCTTCCGGTCGCCACCTATGCCCCCAGCCGCCTGCCGCAGGCCGACGCCGATCTGATCGAACGCCTGTCGGCGCTTTATGCTGAGGATGCGTTGCTCGCTCCCCTGTGGGACAGCGCGGTCAAGACGCAGGAACTCGCCAGCGACATCGGCGGCAATAATGGCCGCAACGGCGCCGATCTGGGCGCGCTCGCCGCCTCGCTGATGGCGCCTGCCGACGGGGCGCGGGTGATGATGGTCGAAACCGGCGGGTGGGACACCCACAGCGGCCAGCGCGGACGGCTCGCGGCGCAGCTTCGCGGGCTCGACCAACTGCTCTTTGCCGTCCGGACGGGTCTGGGGCCCGCGTGGAAAGACACGCTGGTCATCGTCGCCACCGAATTTGGCCGCACGGTCGAGGTCAATGGCACTGGCGGCACCGATCATGGCACCGGATCAGCGGCGATGCTGCTCGGCGGCGCGCTGGAACAGGGCGGAAAGGTGGTGGCGGACTGGCCGGGCCTCGCCCCCGCCGCGCGCCTCGATGGCCGCGACCTGCGGCCCACCGCTGCGCTCGAAGACGTGATCACCGCCGCCGTCGCGCATCATTATGCGCTCGATCCGGCGCGGGTAAAGAAGACGCTCTACCCAGACGGCTGA
- the xth gene encoding exodeoxyribonuclease III — protein MKIATFNINGVKARLPRLVEWLEETQPDIACLQELKSSDETIPTKEIEAAGYGALYHGQKGFNGVAILARGAEPVEVQRGLAGEEEDEQSRYLEADVHGVRVASIYLPNGNPQPGPKFDYKLRWMKRLRERAQALLASELPVVLAGDYNVIPHDDDVWDPRAMANDALMQPESRDAYFRLLGDGWTDALRSRHPGGGVWTFWDYQAGGWPRDHGFRIDHLLLSPAMADRLIDAQVDREYRGREKASDHAPTWARFG, from the coding sequence ATGAAAATCGCGACATTCAACATCAATGGCGTCAAGGCGCGGCTGCCGCGGCTTGTCGAATGGCTGGAGGAAACGCAGCCCGATATCGCCTGTTTGCAGGAACTAAAGTCGAGCGACGAAACCATCCCGACCAAGGAGATAGAGGCGGCGGGCTATGGCGCGCTTTATCATGGGCAAAAGGGTTTCAACGGCGTTGCCATCCTTGCGCGCGGGGCCGAACCCGTTGAAGTGCAGCGCGGGCTGGCGGGCGAGGAAGAGGATGAGCAGTCGCGCTATCTGGAGGCCGATGTCCATGGCGTGCGCGTCGCGTCCATCTATCTGCCCAATGGCAATCCGCAGCCGGGACCGAAATTCGACTATAAGCTGCGCTGGATGAAGCGGCTGCGCGAACGGGCGCAGGCGCTGCTGGCGAGCGAATTGCCGGTTGTGCTGGCGGGCGATTATAATGTCATCCCGCACGATGACGATGTGTGGGACCCGCGCGCCATGGCGAATGACGCGCTGATGCAGCCCGAATCGCGCGATGCATATTTCCGCCTGCTCGGCGATGGCTGGACCGACGCGCTGCGGAGCCGCCATCCGGGGGGCGGAGTGTGGACATTCTGGGATTATCAAGCGGGCGGCTGGCCGCGGGACCATGGCTTTCGCATCGATCATCTGCTCTTGAGCCCCGCCATGGCGGACCGGCTGATCGATGCGCAGGTCGACCGCGAATATCGCGGACGCGAAAAGGCGAGCGACCATGCGCCGACCTGGGCGCGTTTCGGGTGA
- the erpA gene encoding iron-sulfur cluster insertion protein ErpA: MATQISEISLSPAAAARVRWIAERKGGAEPALRLAVDGGGCSGFTYRFGFAESVEEDDIVTETDGVKLVVDSVSIDLVRGCVVDFVDSLGGSSFKVENPNAAAGCGCGSSFSI, translated from the coding sequence ATGGCCACGCAAATTTCCGAAATCAGCCTTTCTCCCGCCGCTGCCGCGCGCGTTCGCTGGATTGCCGAGCGTAAGGGCGGCGCTGAACCGGCCTTGCGACTGGCGGTCGATGGCGGCGGCTGTTCGGGCTTTACCTATCGCTTTGGCTTCGCCGAGAGCGTCGAGGAGGATGATATCGTCACCGAAACCGACGGCGTGAAGCTGGTCGTCGATTCGGTGAGCATTGACTTGGTGCGCGGCTGCGTCGTTGATTTCGTCGATTCGCTGGGCGGATCGTCGTTCAAGGTCGAAAATCCCAATGCTGCAGCGGGCTGTGGCTGTGGGTCGAGTTTTTCGATCTGA
- a CDS encoding M23 family metallopeptidase, giving the protein MAALMGVSTPTAQAAEAGAAAGIVVPDEPDDESFTAGVATPGHDDRAHAAFQAWKRLDTGLTASLGVAVPSRRPIEQMSLSSSYGMRVHPVTGRVARHNGIDIPAARGTPIYATADGIVGRAQWLGGYGKYVEIEHGNMIQTRYGHMSSYIVESGQRVKKGDVIGYVGSTGRSTGNHLHYEVRIEGAPVNPMPFVQADQMAIAAITGDKLAMGGPED; this is encoded by the coding sequence ATGGCCGCGTTGATGGGGGTTTCCACTCCCACCGCTCAGGCCGCCGAAGCAGGTGCCGCTGCCGGAATCGTCGTTCCCGACGAGCCCGATGACGAAAGCTTCACTGCGGGCGTGGCGACGCCCGGTCATGACGATCGCGCCCATGCGGCGTTTCAGGCGTGGAAGCGCCTCGACACCGGGCTGACGGCTTCGCTGGGCGTGGCCGTTCCCTCGCGCCGTCCGATCGAGCAAATGTCGCTCTCCTCTTCCTATGGCATGCGCGTTCACCCGGTGACGGGCCGCGTTGCGCGCCACAATGGTATCGACATCCCTGCGGCGCGCGGAACGCCCATTTATGCGACCGCCGACGGCATCGTCGGCCGCGCGCAGTGGCTGGGCGGCTATGGCAAATATGTCGAGATCGAACATGGCAACATGATCCAGACGCGCTATGGCCATATGTCCTCCTATATTGTGGAATCGGGTCAGCGGGTGAAGAAGGGCGATGTGATCGGCTATGTCGGTTCGACGGGCCGTTCGACCGGCAACCATCTTCATTATGAAGTCCGCATCGAAGGCGCGCCGGTCAATCCGATGCCTTTCGTGCAGGCCGACCAGATGGCGATTGCCGCCATCACCGGTGACAAGCTCGCGATGGGCGGCCCCGAGGACTGA
- a CDS encoding ferritin-like domain-containing protein gives MPVTTLGEAARAVLQTADPQGKRRAARALARAWRRNELAHRCDVPMPDRPAWPDRPELLAPAQMPRRRKGGSDRGRIAMLHALAHIEFVAIDLAVDLVGRFGHLFPRGFVDDWIGVAADEAMHFALLDRRLRALGSHYGALPAHAGLWEAAEATADDALARLAIVPMVLEARGLDVTPATVTRFRGGGDEASARILERIYKDEIRHVGAGTRWFGWLCDERGFPAAETWQCLVKTRFRGELKPPFNDSARRDAGLTQEYYAVIAS, from the coding sequence ATGCCGGTAACGACGCTGGGCGAGGCGGCGCGTGCGGTGTTGCAGACCGCTGATCCGCAGGGCAAACGGCGCGCGGCCCGCGCTTTGGCCCGCGCATGGCGTCGGAACGAACTGGCGCATCGCTGCGATGTGCCCATGCCCGACCGCCCGGCGTGGCCCGACCGCCCCGAACTGCTGGCGCCCGCGCAAATGCCGCGCCGCCGCAAGGGCGGGTCCGACCGGGGGCGGATCGCGATGCTGCATGCCCTCGCCCATATCGAATTTGTTGCCATCGACCTTGCGGTCGATCTGGTGGGGCGTTTCGGACATTTGTTCCCGCGCGGCTTTGTCGACGACTGGATCGGCGTTGCCGCCGATGAAGCGATGCATTTTGCGCTGCTCGACCGGCGGCTGCGCGCCCTGGGAAGCCATTATGGCGCCCTGCCCGCCCATGCCGGATTGTGGGAAGCCGCCGAGGCAACCGCGGACGATGCGCTCGCGCGGCTTGCCATCGTGCCAATGGTGCTCGAAGCGCGCGGATTGGACGTGACACCGGCCACCGTCACCCGCTTTCGCGGGGGCGGCGATGAGGCGTCGGCGCGGATTTTAGAGCGTATTTACAAGGACGAAATCCGCCATGTTGGCGCGGGGACGCGCTGGTTCGGCTGGCTGTGCGACGAACGGGGATTCCCCGCCGCCGAGACGTGGCAATGTCTCGTAAAGACACGGTTTCGCGGGGAGCTGAAGCCTCCGTTCAACGACTCAGCGCGCCGCGACGCCGGTTTAACGCAAGAATACTACGCTGTTATTGCTTCATAA
- a CDS encoding peroxiredoxin, translated as MSAPQIGDAIPPVKLIDADEAVIDLAAMAGAPLVIYFYPKADTPGCTTEAQDFTRLAPEFAHLGAHVLAVSRDKPAKLCKFRDKYGLTVRLVSDEDGAVCEAFGTWVEKKNYGRTYMGIERSTFLFDREGKLAKEWRKVRVKGHADAVLEAAKAL; from the coding sequence ATGAGCGCACCCCAAATTGGCGATGCCATTCCGCCGGTGAAGCTGATCGACGCCGATGAAGCGGTGATCGACCTGGCGGCCATGGCGGGCGCGCCGCTGGTCATATATTTCTATCCCAAGGCCGATACGCCGGGATGCACGACCGAGGCGCAGGATTTCACCCGCCTTGCACCCGAATTTGCCCATCTGGGCGCGCATGTGCTGGCGGTGTCGCGCGACAAGCCGGCAAAGCTTTGCAAGTTTCGCGACAAATATGGGCTGACCGTGCGGCTGGTGTCGGACGAGGATGGCGCGGTGTGCGAAGCCTTTGGCACCTGGGTCGAGAAGAAGAATTACGGGCGCACCTATATGGGGATCGAACGGTCGACCTTCTTGTTCGACCGCGAGGGCAAGCTGGCCAAGGAATGGCGCAAGGTGCGCGTGAAAGGCCATGCCGATGCGGTGTTGGAGGCGGCGAAGGCGCTGTGA